AATTAAGTCAGTGGAAGATTTTTAAGTCGAACTAACCTTTGTTCTTGTCTTCCATTTTCCCATGAGCCCTGGGGGAGCGACCGGGGACGACCGCCGCCATCAACGTCGTCATCTTGCGCTTCCTTTTCCACACGCGTCGGGAACGCGCCTGTCTGTCAGGGAAGACGTGACCgcgccacctcatccacacgcagcatcagcactggggcgccccaaggttgtgtcctctctccgctgctcttctctctctacacgaacgactgcacctcagcgaacccgactgtcaaactcctgaagtttgcagatgacaccgctgtcatcgacaggaagcggagcgcccggagctgcggtgcggccgacacaacctggagctgaacacgctcaagactgtagagatgatcgtggacttcaggaggcatccttcgccacagctgcccctcacgttgtccagccgccttgtgtcaaccgtcgagaccttcaagttcctgggaa
This window of the Phyllopteryx taeniolatus isolate TA_2022b chromosome 21, UOR_Ptae_1.2, whole genome shotgun sequence genome carries:
- the LOC133471509 gene encoding uncharacterized protein LOC133471509 isoform X3, which produces MSPGGATGDDRRHQRRHLALPFPHASGTRLSVREDVTAPPHPHAASALGRPKEAERPELRCGRHNLELNTLKTVEMIVDFRRHPSPQLPLTLSSRLVSTVETFKFLGITISQDLKWATNINSVLKKAQQRMYFLRLPRKHGLPPELLRQFYTAVVESVLCSSITVW